From a region of the Hemitrygon akajei chromosome 16, sHemAka1.3, whole genome shotgun sequence genome:
- the junba gene encoding junB proto-oncogene, AP-1 transcription factor subunit a, whose product MSTKMEQPFYHDDSFFTGYGASDGALHEYGSKYLKPNLNLNLVEPSRSLKPQTRSPEEGMLNGGDSGLLKLASPELERLIIQSSNGVITTTPTPGQYFCSRNITDEQEGFADGFVKALEELHKINHVAPNVSISGTGMNCNANNAYGSSVPSEVPPVYTNLTAYNSNALSAGASYPTATISYLPPQPLAYNLAPVPVGHPRLQTLKEEPQTVPEVQSRGETPPLSPIDMENQERIKAERKRMRNRVAASKCRKRKLERIARLEDKVKTLKSDNAGLASTATVLRDQVSQLKQKVMTHISSGCQIVLTQKLQGF is encoded by the coding sequence GCTCTACACGAGTACGGGTCCAAATACTTGAAGCCCAATCTTAACCTCAACCTGGTCGAGCCGTCCCGGTCATTGAAACCGCAGACCAGGAGCCCAGAAGAGGGCATGTTGAACGGTGGCGACTCGGGACTCCTGAAACTCGCCTCTCCCGAGTTGGAGCGTCTGATTATCCAATCGAGTAATGGGGTGATCACCACCACGCCCACCCCCGGACAGTATTTCTGTTCGAGAAACATCACGGACGAGCAGGAGGGTTTTGCGGACGGCTTCGTGAAGGCGCTGGAAGAGCTGCACAAAATAAACCATGTCGCGCCCAACGTGTCCATCTCCGGCACGGGCATGAACTGCAACGCCAACAATGCGTACGGGAGCTCGGTGCCCTCGGAGGTGCCACCAGTCTACACGAACCTCACCGCCTACAATTCCAACGCCTTGTCGGCCGGCGCAAGTTACCCCACCGCCACGATCAGCTACCTGCCTCCCCAGCCGCTCGCCTATAACCTGGCCCCAGTGCCCGTGGGTCACCCGAGGCTGCAGACTCTCAAGGAGGAGCCGCAGACCGTGCCCGAGGTGCAGAGCCGAGGAGAGACCCCGCCGCTCTCTCCCATCGACATGGAGAACCAAGAGCGCATCAAGGCGGAGAGGAAGCGCATGAGGAACCGTGTGGCCGCTTCTAAGTGCCGCAAGAGGAAACTGGAGAGGATAGCCCGGCTGGAAGACAAAGTGAAGACGCTGAAATCGGACAATGCGGGACTGGCGTCCACGGCCACCGTCCTGAGGGACCAGGTCTCCCAATTGAAACAAAAAGTTATGACTCACATCAGCAGTGGATGCCAGATAGTATTAACGCAGAAATTGCAGGGCTTCTGA